A window of the Brassica napus cultivar Da-Ae chromosome C5, Da-Ae, whole genome shotgun sequence genome harbors these coding sequences:
- the LOC106397918 gene encoding respiratory burst oxidase homolog protein E isoform X2 gives MKLSPLSFSTQSSFSHGGDGYDDGVELRPSPSTGGAMLPVFLNGLTRDGDSGSGSSWERELVEVTLELNGDDSIVVCGMSEATSDSQPRSVNVSGRLTRSLSTTPTRIRQTFGRLLRSDSMRPTTSSVSATETGRLTRSLSTTPSRIHKTFGRLLRSDSTRTTTSSASRERDLERQTATETTGRLTRSLSTASSRIRKTIGRLLRSDSTASRDVERQGAAGTETPIMSARNRRRENAILQRSTSSAKRALKGLQFINKTTKGNSCDCNRDGDCDCDCDCDQMWKKVEKRFESLSKEGLLAREDFGECVGMKDSKEFAVSVFDALARRRRQKLEKITSDELHDFWLQISDQSFDARLQIFFDMVDSNEDGRITSQEIKELLMLSASANKLAKLKEQAEEYASLIMEELDPENLGYIELWQLETLLLQRDAYMNYSRPLSTTSVGMSGMSSPRRNLIRPRHVVRKCRQTLQCLVLDNWQRIWVLLLWVILMALLFVWKFFQYRDKAAFKVMGYCLTTAKGAAETLKLNMALVLLPVCRNTLTWLRSTRARAFVPFDDNINFHKIIACAIVIAILVHAGTHLACDFPRIINSSPADFALIASYFHGVKPTFKDLMTGAEGITGISMVILTTIAFTLASTHFRRNRVRLPAPLDRLTGFNAFWYTHHLLVVVYIMLIVHGTFLFFADKWYQKTTWMYISVPLVVYVAERSLRACRSNHYSVKILKVSMLPGEVLSLIMSKPPGFKYKSGQYIFLQCPTISRFEWHPFSITSAPGDDQLSVHIRTLGDWTEELQRVLTVGKDLSTCLIGRSKFSAYGNTDSSQQPKLLVDGPYGAPAQDYKSYDVLLLIGLGIGATPFISILKDLLNNSREEQTDNEFSKSDFSWNSNTSSFTTITPSSTQGGKKKAVKAHFYWVTREPGSVEWFRGVMEEISDMDCREQIELHNYLTSVYDEGDARSTLIKMVQALNHAKHGVDILSGTRVRTHFARPNWKEVFSSIARKHPNSTVGVFYCGIPTVAKELKKQAQEISQKTSTRFEFHKEHF, from the exons ATGAAGTTATCGCCTCTGAGTTTCTCAACGCAATCTAGTTTCAGTCACGGCGGAGATGGCTACGACGACGGTGTGGAGTTAAGACCGTCACCATCCACCGGCGGCGCAATGCTGCCGGTTTTTCTCAACGGTTTGACTCGTGATGGAGACTCTGGAAGCGGAAGCAGCTGGGAAAGAGAGCTCGTGGAGGTGACTCTGGAGCTCAACGGCGACGACTCCATCGTCGTCTGCGGAATGTCGGAGGCCACGTCTGATTCTCAGCCGAGATCGGTTAATGTCTCGGGAAGGTTAACGAGGAGTCTATCCACGACGCCGACGAGGATCAGGCAGACGTTCGGGAGGTTACTAAGGTCGGATTCAATGAGACCAACGACTTCTTCAGTCTCCGCGACGGAGACGGGAAGGTTAACGAGGAGTCTATCCACGACGCCTTCGAGGATCCACAAGACGTTCGGGAGGTTACTGAGGTCGGACTCGACAAGAACAACGACTTCTTCAGCCTCCCGGGAGAGAGATTTGGAGCGTCAGACGGCGACGGAGACGACGGGGAGGTTAACGAGGAGTCTATCGACGGCGTCTTCGAGGATTCGGAAGACGATTGGGAGGTTACTGAGGTCGGACTCGACGGCTTCTAGAGATGTGGAGCGTCAGGGAGCGGCGGGGACAGAGACGCCGATCATGTCCGCGAGGAATAGACGGAGGGAAAACGCAATTCTACAGCGATCAACGTCGAGCGCAAAGAGAGCGCTTAAGGGATTACAATTCATCAACAAAACCACGAAAGGAAACAGCTGCGATTGTAATCGTGATGGCGATTGCGATTGCGATTGCGATTGCGATCAGATGTGGAAGAAAGTTGAGAAACGATTCGAATCGCTTTCTAAAGAAGGGTTGCTTGCGCGAGAAGATTTCGGAGAGTGCGTTG ggATGAAGGATTCGAAGGAGTTCGCGGTTAGTGTGTTCGATGCTTTGgctagaagaagaagacagaagCTGGAGAAGATAACGAGCGATGAACTTCACGATTTCTGGTTACAGATATCTGATCAAAGCTTCGACGCGCGTCTTCAAATCTTCTTCGATAT GGTTGACAGCAATGAAGACGGGAGGATCACTAGTCAAGAAATCAAAGAA CTTCTAATGCTAAGCGCATCAGCAAACAAGTTAGCAAAACTCAAGGAACAAGCAGAAGAGTACGCATCTCTGATCATGGAAGAACTCGATCCAGAGAATCTTGGATACATTGAG TTATGGCAACTCGAGACACTCTTACTTCAGAGAGACGCATACATGAACTACAGTAGACCGCTTAGCACGACAAGCGTTGGAATGAGTGGAATGAGTTCACCAAGACGGAATCTCATTAGACCTCGTCATGTGGTTCGAAAATGTAGACAAACGCTTCAGTGTTTGGTTCTAGATAACTGGCAACGAATATGGGTTCTGTTATTATGGGTCATTCTTATGGCCCTTCTCTTCGTCTGGAAGTTTTTTCAGTACAGAGACAAAGCTGCGTTTAAAGTCATGGGTTATTGTTTAACCACTGCTAAAGGAGCTGCAGAGACTCTCAAGCTCAACATGGCTCTTGTTCTGTTACCTGTTTGTAGAAACACCTTGACTTGGCTGAGATCTACACGCGCTCGAGCTTTTGTTCCTTTTGATGATAACATCAACTTCCATAAG ATTATTGCTTGTGCCATAGTGATTGCGATACTTGTTCATGCTGGTACTCATTTGGCGTGTGATTTTCCACGGATTATAAATTCGAGTCCAGCAGATTTTGCATTGATCGCTTCTTACTTCCATGGTGTTAAGCCCACATTCAAAGACCTGATGACAGGTGCAGAAGGAATCACTGGGATCTCTATGGTGATCTTGACAACCATTGCCTTCACATTAGCATCAACTCATTTCAGGAGAAACCGTGTGAGGCTACCTGCACCACTTGATCGGTTAACTGGCTTTAACGCCTTTTGGTACACTCATCACCTTCTAGTGGTTGTCTACATAATGCTCATTGTGCATGGGACCTTCCTATTCTTTGCTGATAAGTGGTATCAAAAAACT ACTTGGATGTACATCTCGGTTCCTCTGGTGGTCTACGTGGCAGAACGAAGTCTGCGAGCTTGTAGGTCCAACCATTACTCTGTCAAAATCCTCAAG GTTTCTATGTTACCTGGGGAAGTACTCAGCTTAATCATGTCAAAGCCTCCTGGATTTAAGTACAAGAGTGGTCAATACATATTCTTGCAGTGTCCAACAATCTCTAGATTTGAATG GCATCCGTTTTCTATTACCTCTGCGCCAGGAGATGACCAACTTAGTGTACACATCCGAACACTCGGAGACTGGACAGAGGAGCTACAACGAGTTCTAACAGTGGGTAAAGATCTTTCAACATGCCTGATTGGCCGATCGAAATTCTCTGCCTATGGCAATACTGATTCATCACA ACAACCAAAACTATTAGTAGATGGTCCATATGGAGCCCCAGCACAGGACTACAAAAGTTATGATGTCTTGCTCCTAATTGGATTGGGGATAGGAGCTACTCCTTTCATAAGCATACTCAAGGATCTACTGAACAACTCAAGAGAAGAACAAACA GACAATGAATTCAGCAAATCAGATTTCAGCTGGAATAGCAATACATCTTCATTTACCACAATAACTCCAAGTTCAACACAAGGAGGGAAAAAGAAAGCAGTGAAGGCTCACTTCTACTGGGTCACAAGGGAGCCTGGATCCGTTGAATGGTTTAGAGGTGTAATGGAGGAAATATCAGACATGGACTGCAGA GAGCAAATTGAGTTGCACAACTACCTTACTAGCGTATATGATGAAGGAGATGCAAGATCAACTCTGATAAAGATGGTCCAGGCTTTGAACCATGCCAAACATGGAGTTGATATTCTATCCGGGACACGG GTGAGAACACATTTTGCAAGGCCAAACTGGAAGGAAGTCTTCAGTAGCATAGCAAGAAAGCATCCAAATTCAACAGTCG GAGTGTTTTACTGCGGCATACCAACCGTGGCAaaggagttgaagaagcaaGCACAAGAAATAAGTCAGAAAACAAGCACACGGTTCGAGTTTCATAAAGAGCATTTCTAA
- the LOC106397918 gene encoding respiratory burst oxidase homolog protein E isoform X1 encodes MKLSPLSFSTQSSFSHGGDGYDDGVELRPSPSTGGAMLPVFLNGLTRDGDSGSGSSWERELVEVTLELNGDDSIVVCGMSEATSDSQPRSVNVSGRLTRSLSTTPTRIRQTFGRLLRSDSMRPTTSSVSATETGRLTRSLSTTPSRIHKTFGRLLRSDSTRTTTSSASRERDLERQTATETTGRLTRSLSTASSRIRKTIGRLLRSDSTASRDVERQGAAGTETPIMSARNRRRENAILQRSTSSAKRALKGLQFINKTTKGNSCDCNRDGDCDCDCDCDQMWKKVEKRFESLSKEGLLAREDFGECVGMKDSKEFAVSVFDALARRRRQKLEKITSDELHDFWLQISDQSFDARLQIFFDMVDSNEDGRITSQEIKELLMLSASANKLAKLKEQAEEYASLIMEELDPENLGYIELWQLETLLLQRDAYMNYSRPLSTTSVGMSGMSSPRRNLIRPRHVVRKCRQTLQCLVLDNWQRIWVLLLWVILMALLFVWKFFQYRDKAAFKVMGYCLTTAKGAAETLKLNMALVLLPVCRNTLTWLRSTRARAFVPFDDNINFHKIIACAIVIAILVHAGTHLACDFPRIINSSPADFALIASYFHGVKPTFKDLMTGAEGITGISMVILTTIAFTLASTHFRRNRVRLPAPLDRLTGFNAFWYTHHLLVVVYIMLIVHGTFLFFADKWYQKTTWMYISVPLVVYVAERSLRACRSNHYSVKILKVSMLPGEVLSLIMSKPPGFKYKSGQYIFLQCPTISRFEWHPFSITSAPGDDQLSVHIRTLGDWTEELQRVLTVGKDLSTCLIGRSKFSAYGNTDSSQQPKLLVDGPYGAPAQDYKSYDVLLLIGLGIGATPFISILKDLLNNSREEQTVSQTQCTRRNLLHQIHNISLLVLAQDNEFSKSDFSWNSNTSSFTTITPSSTQGGKKKAVKAHFYWVTREPGSVEWFRGVMEEISDMDCREQIELHNYLTSVYDEGDARSTLIKMVQALNHAKHGVDILSGTRVRTHFARPNWKEVFSSIARKHPNSTVGVFYCGIPTVAKELKKQAQEISQKTSTRFEFHKEHF; translated from the exons ATGAAGTTATCGCCTCTGAGTTTCTCAACGCAATCTAGTTTCAGTCACGGCGGAGATGGCTACGACGACGGTGTGGAGTTAAGACCGTCACCATCCACCGGCGGCGCAATGCTGCCGGTTTTTCTCAACGGTTTGACTCGTGATGGAGACTCTGGAAGCGGAAGCAGCTGGGAAAGAGAGCTCGTGGAGGTGACTCTGGAGCTCAACGGCGACGACTCCATCGTCGTCTGCGGAATGTCGGAGGCCACGTCTGATTCTCAGCCGAGATCGGTTAATGTCTCGGGAAGGTTAACGAGGAGTCTATCCACGACGCCGACGAGGATCAGGCAGACGTTCGGGAGGTTACTAAGGTCGGATTCAATGAGACCAACGACTTCTTCAGTCTCCGCGACGGAGACGGGAAGGTTAACGAGGAGTCTATCCACGACGCCTTCGAGGATCCACAAGACGTTCGGGAGGTTACTGAGGTCGGACTCGACAAGAACAACGACTTCTTCAGCCTCCCGGGAGAGAGATTTGGAGCGTCAGACGGCGACGGAGACGACGGGGAGGTTAACGAGGAGTCTATCGACGGCGTCTTCGAGGATTCGGAAGACGATTGGGAGGTTACTGAGGTCGGACTCGACGGCTTCTAGAGATGTGGAGCGTCAGGGAGCGGCGGGGACAGAGACGCCGATCATGTCCGCGAGGAATAGACGGAGGGAAAACGCAATTCTACAGCGATCAACGTCGAGCGCAAAGAGAGCGCTTAAGGGATTACAATTCATCAACAAAACCACGAAAGGAAACAGCTGCGATTGTAATCGTGATGGCGATTGCGATTGCGATTGCGATTGCGATCAGATGTGGAAGAAAGTTGAGAAACGATTCGAATCGCTTTCTAAAGAAGGGTTGCTTGCGCGAGAAGATTTCGGAGAGTGCGTTG ggATGAAGGATTCGAAGGAGTTCGCGGTTAGTGTGTTCGATGCTTTGgctagaagaagaagacagaagCTGGAGAAGATAACGAGCGATGAACTTCACGATTTCTGGTTACAGATATCTGATCAAAGCTTCGACGCGCGTCTTCAAATCTTCTTCGATAT GGTTGACAGCAATGAAGACGGGAGGATCACTAGTCAAGAAATCAAAGAA CTTCTAATGCTAAGCGCATCAGCAAACAAGTTAGCAAAACTCAAGGAACAAGCAGAAGAGTACGCATCTCTGATCATGGAAGAACTCGATCCAGAGAATCTTGGATACATTGAG TTATGGCAACTCGAGACACTCTTACTTCAGAGAGACGCATACATGAACTACAGTAGACCGCTTAGCACGACAAGCGTTGGAATGAGTGGAATGAGTTCACCAAGACGGAATCTCATTAGACCTCGTCATGTGGTTCGAAAATGTAGACAAACGCTTCAGTGTTTGGTTCTAGATAACTGGCAACGAATATGGGTTCTGTTATTATGGGTCATTCTTATGGCCCTTCTCTTCGTCTGGAAGTTTTTTCAGTACAGAGACAAAGCTGCGTTTAAAGTCATGGGTTATTGTTTAACCACTGCTAAAGGAGCTGCAGAGACTCTCAAGCTCAACATGGCTCTTGTTCTGTTACCTGTTTGTAGAAACACCTTGACTTGGCTGAGATCTACACGCGCTCGAGCTTTTGTTCCTTTTGATGATAACATCAACTTCCATAAG ATTATTGCTTGTGCCATAGTGATTGCGATACTTGTTCATGCTGGTACTCATTTGGCGTGTGATTTTCCACGGATTATAAATTCGAGTCCAGCAGATTTTGCATTGATCGCTTCTTACTTCCATGGTGTTAAGCCCACATTCAAAGACCTGATGACAGGTGCAGAAGGAATCACTGGGATCTCTATGGTGATCTTGACAACCATTGCCTTCACATTAGCATCAACTCATTTCAGGAGAAACCGTGTGAGGCTACCTGCACCACTTGATCGGTTAACTGGCTTTAACGCCTTTTGGTACACTCATCACCTTCTAGTGGTTGTCTACATAATGCTCATTGTGCATGGGACCTTCCTATTCTTTGCTGATAAGTGGTATCAAAAAACT ACTTGGATGTACATCTCGGTTCCTCTGGTGGTCTACGTGGCAGAACGAAGTCTGCGAGCTTGTAGGTCCAACCATTACTCTGTCAAAATCCTCAAG GTTTCTATGTTACCTGGGGAAGTACTCAGCTTAATCATGTCAAAGCCTCCTGGATTTAAGTACAAGAGTGGTCAATACATATTCTTGCAGTGTCCAACAATCTCTAGATTTGAATG GCATCCGTTTTCTATTACCTCTGCGCCAGGAGATGACCAACTTAGTGTACACATCCGAACACTCGGAGACTGGACAGAGGAGCTACAACGAGTTCTAACAGTGGGTAAAGATCTTTCAACATGCCTGATTGGCCGATCGAAATTCTCTGCCTATGGCAATACTGATTCATCACA ACAACCAAAACTATTAGTAGATGGTCCATATGGAGCCCCAGCACAGGACTACAAAAGTTATGATGTCTTGCTCCTAATTGGATTGGGGATAGGAGCTACTCCTTTCATAAGCATACTCAAGGATCTACTGAACAACTCAAGAGAAGAACAAACAGTAAGCCAGACTCAGTGCACCAGAAGAAACCTTTTGCACCAAATACATAACATCTCTTTACTTGTTCTGGCGCAGGACAATGAATTCAGCAAATCAGATTTCAGCTGGAATAGCAATACATCTTCATTTACCACAATAACTCCAAGTTCAACACAAGGAGGGAAAAAGAAAGCAGTGAAGGCTCACTTCTACTGGGTCACAAGGGAGCCTGGATCCGTTGAATGGTTTAGAGGTGTAATGGAGGAAATATCAGACATGGACTGCAGA GAGCAAATTGAGTTGCACAACTACCTTACTAGCGTATATGATGAAGGAGATGCAAGATCAACTCTGATAAAGATGGTCCAGGCTTTGAACCATGCCAAACATGGAGTTGATATTCTATCCGGGACACGG GTGAGAACACATTTTGCAAGGCCAAACTGGAAGGAAGTCTTCAGTAGCATAGCAAGAAAGCATCCAAATTCAACAGTCG GAGTGTTTTACTGCGGCATACCAACCGTGGCAaaggagttgaagaagcaaGCACAAGAAATAAGTCAGAAAACAAGCACACGGTTCGAGTTTCATAAAGAGCATTTCTAA